A window of the Trichoderma asperellum chromosome 6, complete sequence genome harbors these coding sequences:
- a CDS encoding uncharacterized protein (antiSMASH:Cluster_6.6~EggNog:ENOG41~TransMembrane:2 (n6-17c24/25o177-199i206-224o)), with amino-acid sequence MAPPPIVQATLQSSLLAAVSNILAQAITAYKNNEAVTIDWVPVFQFVLFAVVSTPPNFLWQDFLESTFPAHPSPPPSKASPGSSKEKNKNKDKSPSSPPPKLSLTNTIIKFVLDQTVGAALNTLLFSTFTRSLRYAMLHAPRITNLPAAAKYWSSPNAVDFRVVDFAVVWEEAKAEFWALMIAAAKLWPAVSLINFTLVKSVQGRNLVGALAGVVWGVYVSLAMGS; translated from the exons ATGGCTCCTCCACCCATTGTGCAGGCGACTCTGCAGTCTTCTCTCTTGGCAGCCGTGTCCAATATTTTGGCGCAGGCCATTACCGCATACAAGAACAAT GAAGCCGTGACAATCGACTGGGTGCCCGTCTTTCAGTTCGTCCTGTTCGCGGTAGTGAGCACGCCGCCAAACTTTCTCTG GCAAGACTTTCTCGAATCAACATTCCCCGCACATCCCAGCCCCCCACCATCCAAAGCATCTCCAGGCTCTtccaaagagaagaacaagaacaaggacAAGTCCCCATCATCACCTCCCCCAAAGCTCTCCCTCACAAACACAATCATCAAGTTCGTCCTCGACCAAACCGTCGGCGCCGCCCTCAACACGCTTCTCTTCAGCACCTTCACCCGCTCCCTCCGCTATGCCATGCTCCACGCCCCGCGCATCACCAACCTCCCCGCCGCCGCAAAGTACTGGTCCAGCCCCAACGCCGTCGACTTCAGGGTTGTCGACTTCGCCGTCGTCTGGGAGGAGGCAAAGGCCGAGTTCTGGGCGCTCATgattgccgccgccaagctcTGGCCCGCCGTGTCGCTCATCAACTTTACGCTCGTCAAGTCCGTCCAGGGGAGGAATCTGGTGGGTGCGCTGGCGGGAGTTGTGTGGGGAGTCTATGTTTCGTTGGCCATGGGAAGCTGA